Proteins encoded in a region of the Pseudomonas shahriarae genome:
- a CDS encoding SOS response-associated peptidase family protein encodes MCGRFAQYQGMADYLRELDSEQDVISGYDNQPIARYNIAPTTRVLILHSVDDGLRIDPVHWGWAPFWAKGKRPDPINARVETVTTGKFFKQLWPNGRALVVADGWYEWVKDPDDPKKKQPYFIRLKSQAPMFLAALAHVHTGLEPHEGDGFVIITAASDQGMVDVHDRRPLVLSAEHAREWLNQDLLPTRAEDIAKHLCLPVDEFEWYPVGTTVGNVKNQGAELILPLG; translated from the coding sequence ATGTGCGGACGGTTTGCTCAGTACCAAGGTATGGCGGACTACCTAAGAGAGCTCGATTCAGAACAGGACGTGATCAGTGGCTACGACAACCAGCCAATCGCCCGCTACAACATTGCACCTACTACTAGAGTACTCATCCTTCACAGCGTCGACGACGGGTTACGAATTGACCCGGTCCACTGGGGATGGGCGCCCTTCTGGGCCAAAGGTAAACGTCCTGACCCGATCAACGCCAGGGTTGAAACGGTGACCACCGGCAAGTTCTTCAAGCAGCTCTGGCCAAATGGCCGGGCACTTGTCGTGGCTGATGGCTGGTATGAGTGGGTGAAGGATCCTGATGACCCCAAGAAGAAGCAGCCTTACTTCATTCGTCTCAAAAGCCAGGCACCTATGTTCCTCGCTGCACTCGCTCACGTTCACACGGGCCTTGAGCCTCACGAGGGAGATGGGTTCGTCATAATCACTGCCGCCAGCGACCAAGGCATGGTGGACGTGCATGATCGGCGACCGTTGGTTCTGTCTGCGGAACACGCCAGGGAATGGTTGAACCAAGATCTATTGCCCACTCGAGCGGAAGACATAGCAAAACACCTTTGCCTGCCCGTCGACGAATTTGAGTGGTACCCGGTGGGAACTACGGTGGGGAACGTCAAAAACCAAGGGGCGGAATTGATCCTTCCACTTGGCTAG
- the umuC gene encoding translesion error-prone DNA polymerase V subunit UmuC, which produces MATLKPEPVFALIDCNSFYASCERVFRPDLARTPIVVLSNNDGCVIARSADAKPHIKMGEPYFQIRDKLRKHGILPFSSNYALYGDMSQRVMTVIESLVPAVEIYSIDEAFADLTGMTGDLEHLGRRIRAQVLRSTGIPVGVGIAGTKTLSKLANHGAKRWQSQLGGVLDIRAPARRDKLLKVCDVSDVWGIGRKMTAHLAEMNIRTAWQLSQADPWMLRKNFSVVIEKTARELAGTPCLELDEPDPPKQEICCSRMFGKRLKDLPLIKEAVATYMMRASEKLRAQHSLCKKIRVSIRTGMFNPEEAKYANGVIVDLPYPTDDVRLLTKAAVDALDRIFRPGFNYSKAEVLLLNLCQKGEYTDDLFAASQPAEASKVMAVLDEINGRWGRGTLRAASVPLNPDWGMRREMMSQSYTTRLDQLWMVSCR; this is translated from the coding sequence ATGGCCACACTTAAACCTGAGCCAGTATTTGCGTTGATCGACTGCAATAGCTTCTACGCAAGTTGCGAGCGGGTTTTTCGTCCCGACCTGGCACGTACGCCTATCGTGGTTCTCAGCAACAACGATGGTTGTGTGATTGCTCGATCTGCAGATGCGAAACCGCACATCAAAATGGGAGAACCGTACTTTCAAATCCGCGACAAATTGCGAAAGCACGGCATCCTTCCTTTCTCCTCAAACTACGCGTTGTACGGAGACATGAGTCAGCGGGTCATGACTGTTATTGAATCCTTGGTACCGGCTGTTGAGATCTACAGCATTGATGAAGCGTTCGCAGACCTGACCGGTATGACAGGTGACCTTGAACACTTAGGTCGGCGTATCCGCGCCCAGGTGCTTAGGAGTACGGGCATTCCGGTGGGGGTTGGTATCGCGGGAACCAAGACGCTCAGCAAGCTGGCCAACCATGGTGCCAAGAGGTGGCAGTCCCAGTTGGGAGGGGTGCTGGATATTCGAGCCCCAGCGCGAAGAGACAAGTTGCTCAAGGTGTGTGATGTCTCGGATGTCTGGGGCATTGGCAGAAAAATGACGGCGCACCTGGCCGAGATGAACATTCGAACAGCTTGGCAGCTTTCGCAGGCCGACCCCTGGATGCTCCGTAAGAACTTCAGCGTGGTGATCGAGAAGACTGCTCGTGAACTCGCCGGTACGCCTTGTCTGGAGCTCGATGAGCCCGACCCGCCAAAGCAGGAAATTTGCTGCAGCCGGATGTTCGGTAAGCGGTTGAAGGACCTACCCTTGATCAAGGAAGCAGTTGCCACTTACATGATGCGGGCCTCTGAAAAACTCAGGGCTCAGCACTCGCTGTGTAAGAAGATTCGCGTGAGCATTCGTACGGGGATGTTCAATCCGGAAGAGGCAAAGTACGCCAATGGGGTGATCGTCGATCTTCCCTATCCCACGGATGATGTTCGTCTTCTCACGAAGGCGGCGGTTGATGCGCTGGATCGGATTTTTCGACCCGGCTTTAACTACAGCAAGGCAGAGGTATTGCTACTCAATCTCTGCCAAAAGGGTGAGTACACCGACGATTTGTTCGCGGCGTCTCAGCCAGCGGAGGCGTCGAAGGTGATGGCTGTGTTGGACGAGATCAATGGGAGGTGGGGTAGGGGTACGTTACGTGCAGCAAGTGTCCCGCTGAACCCAGACTGGGGTATGCGGCGGGAGATGATGAGTCAGAGCTATACGACTAGGTTGGATCAGCTCTGGATGGTTTCTTGTCGGTAG
- a CDS encoding LexA family protein: MSFVILGPLAEGGVQLPLCSFKVPAGFPSPAADHIEQQISLDELLNIRAPHVYLVSIAGDSMQGVGIFDGDLAIVDRSIEPLNGHVVIALLNNDPVCKRLCKLGPEVILRSENPKYPARYVMEGDELSIWGVVTYSVRSHGHT; this comes from the coding sequence ATGAGCTTTGTCATTTTAGGCCCCCTGGCAGAAGGCGGTGTCCAGTTGCCTCTCTGCTCTTTCAAAGTCCCGGCGGGTTTCCCGTCGCCGGCGGCTGACCATATCGAACAACAGATCTCATTGGATGAGCTGCTGAACATCCGAGCGCCCCATGTTTATCTGGTGTCGATTGCGGGGGATAGCATGCAAGGAGTCGGAATTTTTGACGGTGATTTGGCGATTGTGGATCGCTCCATTGAGCCGTTGAACGGGCACGTCGTCATCGCGCTGCTTAACAACGACCCTGTGTGCAAGCGCCTATGCAAGCTTGGGCCTGAAGTAATCTTGAGGTCAGAGAATCCGAAATACCCGGCGCGGTATGTGATGGAAGGGGACGAGCTATCGATCTGGGGTGTCGTCACTTACAGCGTGCGCAGCCATGGCCACACTTAA
- a CDS encoding conjugal transfer protein TraG N-terminal domain-containing protein, whose translation MTLYTNDYLEYYLTLVGWLISNGIWDVLMDSGMFALPIFTILLQEWLKARGEGADEGNKGLLASTRIESRLWMATAVIMFAGMPFIHLDLSTMQFDDSRSQQCQYQVPAPEDTGWGRSFTSLNNQSAQVPVWWFFVHSMSKAITGAAVAAIPCGSDLRQMRMQVNNTRLHDPVLAQEVADFTNDCYGYSRAKLFMNRPNLNDELTNDINWIGSRYFTGQPGYYDTYHSRTPRAEWPYDSTRDMGLAQVRNGGGYPTCNQWWADSNKGLRSRLLAQVDSSLLDRFIRWASFMPQEEVNDAIIRQVVSPSSQNMTQGKVYTDYGGQVGGSLFNDMSRATGTVGLTVGTLAYFPAMDVVRQALPMVLAALKMALLICIPLVLMFSTYDLKATITVSVVQFAIIFVDFWLQLARWIDTTILDALYGANSPHSSLNPLMGMNNTQADMLLNYVMAALFIVLPAFWMTSLAFAGVKAGSTLQGMSDGTNGAQQQGGKGKDTIQKVI comes from the coding sequence ATGACGCTCTATACCAACGACTATCTGGAGTATTACCTGACCCTCGTGGGCTGGCTCATCAGCAACGGCATTTGGGACGTCCTGATGGACTCAGGCATGTTCGCCCTGCCCATCTTCACCATTCTGCTCCAAGAATGGCTGAAGGCCCGAGGAGAGGGTGCGGACGAGGGTAACAAAGGATTGTTGGCCAGCACCCGAATTGAGAGCCGGCTTTGGATGGCGACGGCCGTGATCATGTTCGCTGGTATGCCCTTCATCCATCTCGATCTGAGCACAATGCAGTTCGACGATAGTCGCTCACAGCAATGTCAGTACCAAGTACCCGCGCCAGAAGACACCGGCTGGGGCAGATCCTTCACGTCTCTAAACAATCAAAGCGCACAAGTCCCCGTCTGGTGGTTCTTCGTACACTCCATGTCCAAAGCGATAACCGGTGCCGCAGTTGCGGCCATTCCCTGCGGGAGTGATCTGAGGCAGATGCGTATGCAAGTAAACAATACGCGCCTGCATGATCCAGTACTCGCCCAAGAGGTCGCCGACTTCACAAACGACTGCTACGGCTACTCGCGAGCAAAGCTGTTCATGAACCGTCCAAATCTCAATGACGAGCTGACCAACGATATCAACTGGATTGGCTCTAGATACTTCACCGGTCAGCCTGGCTACTACGACACCTACCACTCCCGAACCCCACGTGCCGAATGGCCCTACGACTCTACGAGGGATATGGGGCTGGCCCAGGTGAGGAATGGTGGTGGCTATCCAACTTGCAACCAGTGGTGGGCAGACAGCAATAAGGGGCTTCGCAGTCGATTACTCGCCCAGGTCGATAGCAGCCTGTTGGACCGCTTTATTCGGTGGGCCAGCTTCATGCCACAGGAAGAGGTGAACGATGCAATCATTCGTCAGGTGGTGTCGCCCAGTAGCCAGAACATGACTCAGGGCAAGGTATACACCGACTATGGCGGACAGGTCGGCGGCTCGCTGTTCAATGACATGAGCCGGGCGACAGGCACCGTCGGTTTGACGGTGGGAACCCTAGCGTACTTCCCCGCAATGGACGTGGTACGCCAAGCGCTTCCGATGGTGCTGGCAGCTCTCAAGATGGCCCTGCTGATCTGCATTCCGCTGGTGCTGATGTTCAGCACTTACGACTTGAAGGCAACCATCACGGTATCCGTTGTCCAGTTCGCAATCATCTTCGTAGACTTCTGGCTACAGCTCGCACGCTGGATCGACACCACCATCCTCGATGCGCTTTACGGGGCGAACTCTCCGCACTCCAGTCTGAATCCGCTGATGGGCATGAATAACACCCAGGCGGATATGCTGCTGAATTACGTAATGGCGGCACTGTTTATCGTCTTGCCAGCCTTTTGGATGACATCTCTAGCCTTTGCAGGAGTAAAAGCCGGATCAACCCTACAGGGAATGAGCGACGGTACAAACGGTGCTCAACAGCAGGGAGGCAAAGGCAAAGACACGATCCAGAAGGTGATTTAG
- a CDS encoding DUF3742 family protein, with the protein MGKKGFAHRAGYRLGKLLRASTRRETLIVKSLAMKGVPSVVTATMIWIVKLLLLGVLLYFVFWLGLLLIGLFVFGAFLRPSPNATDSVVGFDGDKLFPDHNTPQNSNDPKYD; encoded by the coding sequence ATGGGAAAAAAGGGATTTGCTCATCGTGCGGGCTACCGTCTTGGAAAGCTTCTAAGAGCCTCCACGCGTCGGGAAACTCTGATTGTGAAGTCGCTGGCAATGAAGGGAGTCCCCAGTGTAGTAACGGCCACGATGATCTGGATCGTTAAGCTCCTATTACTCGGGGTGCTTCTGTATTTTGTGTTTTGGCTAGGTCTGCTTTTGATTGGACTCTTTGTCTTTGGGGCGTTTTTAAGACCTAGTCCGAACGCTACAGACTCCGTCGTTGGTTTTGATGGCGATAAACTGTTTCCCGACCACAACACACCCCAGAACTCAAATGACCCGAAGTATGATTAG